The Malus sylvestris chromosome 12, drMalSylv7.2, whole genome shotgun sequence genome contains a region encoding:
- the LOC126594547 gene encoding kinesin-like protein KIN-14L, translated as MEDSARTGLHDFARASRKAEEAAWRRFQAVEWLECLVGPLGIPKQPSERDFISCLRNGLILCNAINKIQPGAVPKVVESQMPLQSLSWESQALPAYQYFENVRNFLVAVEELKLPAFEASGLERDALEAGSAVKVVDCVLALKSYYEWKQTGNGNGCNKYVKSPLVMVSANRLHSRASTVVPSESCRHLDMSAVRERQPPVEVDDRKVEVDSIESVVKLLADSMVDGKENIDDNLLSSYHGRDSNAVSCFRRIMTSYLEQNLLKKFPELNSKLKDPLKERSSSPGHSTAMPLEEPSAVENFGCCKACMRKGNCNHRLVFQTQEKELVDLKALWLSAKRDFEDLQTQLNRDLKHLGAQVQELSTAALGYHKVVKENQKLYNMVQDLKGSIRVYCRIRPSFNSESGNVINFIGEDGSLVILDPAKPQKDGRKAFQFNRVFGPTASQDEVFKDTQPLIRSVMDGYNVCIFAYGQTGSGKTHTMSGPSGRSAADMGINYLALSDLFQMSNKRKDIIDYDICVQMVQIYNEQVRDLLAEDSSTAKLEIRSCTGDNGLSIPDATMHSVTSSTDVLNLMKFGEMNRMVSSTAINNRSSRSHSVLTVHVNGKDTSGGTLHSCLHLVDLAGSERVDKSEVTGDRLKEAQYINKSLSCLGDVIAALAQKNSHIPYRNSKLTLLLQDSLGGHAKTLMLAHVSPEEDSFSETISTLKFAQRVSTVELGAARSNKGSGEVMQLKEQIESLKKALANKEGQCVSRTTTERTPQRLRRLSIESCSTVKTEKAKTPYLPTSSRRLSLEGPRLIKKDNLNISHDMGKFLPAEAVPMQEYGQLQNAAEVTTPLGHFSNADSTLEVFCSKAPQSPTSVTYEKQVLETDSRTQVHSLQPPKTPEPCPRTPLTPASTTYQKRVLKPGSRNQVPSPQKPTTSEPQTKAPRSPKMTPRSPKMASNQKRGLITDNKTQVRPLQLSTTTPEPQKHSRNEVQVVMQSKVTLSTDYLTPNLTSTTSRKGSQIRKSLRTIGKLINGSEKRNQQSLVEAQSSVKCASNINDGKSPVTNNARTLRRQSLTSIPPSGYDRRSSLGGKPTENSAKENRSAKTPPAVNRSGKTPPPVRSSTKSNKR; from the exons ATGGAGGACAGTGCAAGAACTGGACTGCATGATTTTGCAAGGGCTTCAAGAAAGGCAGAAGAAGCAG CTTGGAGGCGATTCCAAGCCGTTGAATGGCTTGAATGCCTGGTGGGTCCACTTGGCATACCAAAACAGCCATCGGAGAGAGACTTCATTTCTTGCTTGAGAAATGGTCTGATCTTATGCAATGCCATCAACAAGATTCAACCAGGAGCAGTGCCCAAG GTTGTGGAGAGCCAAATGCCTTTGCAATCATTAAGTTGGGAATCTCAAGCATTGCCTGCATATCAGTACTTCGAGAATGTCCGTAACTTTCTGGTCGCCGTGGAAGAGTTGAAGCTGCCTGCTTTTGAAGCTTCTGGCCTCGAAAGG GATGCATTGGAGGCAGGGTCAGCAGTCAAGGTTGTTGATTGTGTTTTAGCCCTTAAATCGTATTATGAGTGGAAGCAGACGGGCAATGGGAATGGATGTAATAAATATGTGAAATCTCCGCTAGTTATGGTTTCTGCCAATAGACTGCATTCAAGGGCCTCAACTGTAGTCCCATCAGAATCTTGCAGGCACTTGGATATGTCTGCCGTACGTGAAAGACAACCACCTGTTGAAGTTGATGACCGGAAAGTTGAAG TGGATTCCATAGAATCTGTTGTCAAGTTACTCGCTGACTCTATGGTTGACGGAAAGGAAAACATTGATGACAACCTTCTTTCTTCATACCATGGTAGAGACTCG AATGCAGTGAGCTGCTTTCGAAGGATCATGACAAGTTATTTGGAGCAAAATCTACTGAAGAAGTTTCCTGAG TTGAACTCTAAGTTAAAAGACCCCTTGAAAGAAAGAAGCAGCTCACCTGGCCATTCAACAGCTATGCCTCTAGAGGAGCCATCTGctgttgaaaattttgga TGCTGCAAAGCTTGTATGAGAAAGGGTAACTGCAATCACAGACTTGTATTCCAAACGCAAGAGAAGGAACTTGTG GATCTCAAGGCCTTGTGGTTAAGTGCAAAACGTGACTTTGAAGACTTACAGACACAACTGAATAGAGATTTGAAACACTTGG GTGCTCAGGTACAGGAGCTGTCTACTGCCGCGCTTGGGTATCACAAGGTGGTGAAAGAGAATCAAAAGCTATACAACATGGTTCAGGATTTGAAAG GTAGTATTCGAGTTTACTGCCGTATCAGGCCTTCTTTCAATTCTGAATCCggaaatgttataaatttcatTGGAGAGGATGGTTCACTTGTGATTTTGGACCCTGCAAAGCCCCAGAAGGATGGAAGGAAGGCCTTCCAGTTCAACCGAGTGTTTGGTCCAACTGCTAGCCAAG ATGAAGTTtttaaggacactcaaccattgatcagGTCTGTGATGGATGGTTACAATGTATGCATTTTTGCTTATGGTCAAACTGGATCCGGTAAAACACATACTATG agTGGTCCATCAGGTAGATCAGCGGCGGATATGGGGATTAATTATCTAGCTCTCAGCGATTTGTTCCAGATGTCAAACAAAAGGAAGGATATCATAGACTATGACATTTGTGTTCAAATGGTCCAAATTTACAATGAACAAGTACGAGACCTTCTTGCAGAAGATTCATCCACTGCCAAATTAGAGATACGGAGCTGCACTGGTGATAATGGCTTGAGTATTCCAGATGCTACAATGCACTCAGTGACTTCCTCTACTGATGTCTTGAACCTCATGAAATTTGGTGAGATGAATCGTATGGTCAGTTCGACTGCAATCAATAACCGCAGCAGCCGTTCCCATAG TGTCCTTACAGTCCATGTGAATGGCAAAGATACTTCTGGAGGTACTCTACACAGTTGCCTTCATTTAGTTGACCTTGCGGGAAGTGAAAGAGTGGACAAATCTGAAGTTACAGGAGATAGGCTGAAAGAGGCACAGTATATCAACAAGTCTCTTTCTTGTTTAGGAGATGTTATCGCAGCCTTGGCTCAGAAGAATTCTCACATCCCTTACAGAAACAGCAAACTCACACTTCTGTTGCAAGACTCCTTAG GTGGACATGCTAAAACTTTAATGCTTGCTCATGTGAGTCCAGAAGAGGATTCCTTCAGTGAAACTATCAGTACCTTGAAGTTTGCTCAGAGAGTTTCCACTGTGGAACTAGGTGCTGCTCGTTCAAACAAGGGGAGTGGTGAGGTTATGCAACTCAAAGAACAG ATTGAGAGTCTTAAAAAGGCATTAGCAAACAAAGAAGGTCAGTGTGTATCAAGAACAACGACTGAGAGAACTCCTCAACGTCTTAGAAGATTAAGCATTGAAAGTTGCAGCACTGTGAAGACCGAGAAGGCAAAAACCCCTTATCTTCCAACTAGTTCAAGGAGGTTGAGCTTGGAAGGTCCAAGATTGATTAAGAAGGATAATCTAAATATATCGCATGACATGGGGAAATTCCTTCCAGCTGAGGCAGTGCCAATGCAGGAATATGGTCAACTTCAAAATGCAGCAGAAGTCACTACTCCGTTGGGCCATTTCAGTAATGCGGATTCCACATTAGAAGTGTTTTGTTCCAAGGCTCCTCAAAGTCCAACGAGCGTTACCTACGAGAAGCAAGTGTTAGAAACAGATAGTAGAACACAAGTTCATTCTCTTCAGCCACCAAAAACACCCGAACCTTGTCCCAGGACTCCTCTAACTCCAGCAAGTACTACATATCAGAAGCGAGTGTTGAAACCAGGTAGTAGAAACCAAGTTCCTTCTCCTCAGAAACCAACAACATCTGAGCCTCAGACCAAGGCTCCTCGCAGCCCAAAGATGACTCCTCGTAGCCCAAAGATGGCTAGCAATCAGAAGAGAGGGTTAATAACAGATAATAAGACACAAGTTCGTCCCCTCCAGCTATCAACAACGACGCCCGAACCACAAAAGCATTCCAGAAATGAGGTACAGGTTGTCATGCAAAGTAAGGTGACTCTTTCTACCGATTACCTGACACCTAATTTGACAAGTACCACAAGTCGAAAAGGATCTCAGATAAGGAAATCCCTGCGGACTATTGGAAAACTGATCAATGGCTCTGAGAAGAG GAACCAGCAAAGTTTGGTGGAAGCACAGTCAAGTGTTAAATGTGCAAGCAATATCAATGATGGAAAATCACCGGTTACAAATAATGCAAGAACTTTGAGGCGGCAATCACTGACCAGCATTCCACCATCAGGGTATGACAGACGATCATCTCTAGGAGGGAAGCCAACCGAAAATA
- the LOC126594554 gene encoding protein MIZU-KUSSEI 1-like, with protein sequence MKHQDLNLQRSTSTTSISRSTSRKIIPSNHFRSSSSTFPLNHLQNDDVANNLLVPKHQSPVSFHHLSKTQTKLTSLLRSFLSFLSFPTIIPTCKWLALTSNLSVTPSLGRKVTGTLFGNRRGHVSFAVQLDPQSEPVFLLELAMSTSSLVKEMSSGLVRIALESEKQQGSGRTGMHGRKLFQEPSWTMYCNGRKCGYAASRTCGESDWHVLRTVRSVSVGAGVIPVVDDGKKGGASEGELLYMRARFERVVGSRDSEAFYMLNPEGNGGPELSIFLLRI encoded by the coding sequence ATGAAACACCAAGACCTCAACCTTCAAAGAAGCACCAGTACTACTTCCATATCAAGAAGTACTTCGAGAAAGATCATCCCATCCAACCACTTCAGATCTTCATCATCAACTTTCCCACTTAACCATCTTCAAAACGACGACGTCGCCAACAACCTTTTGGTTCCGAAACACCAATCGCCAGTCTCCTTCCACCACCTCTCCAAAACCCAAACAAAACTCACCTCACTCCTCCGCTCTTTCCTCAGCTTCCTCTCCTTCCCCACCATTATCCCAACATGCAAATGGCTTGCCCTCACCTCCAACCTCTCCGTCACTCCCTCCCTTGGCCGAAAAGTCACCGGCACACTCTTCGGAAACCGCCGTGGCCACGTCAGCTTCGCCGTCCAGCTGGACCCACAGTCGGAGCCTGTTTTTCTTCTCGAGCTTGCCATGTCAACGTCTTCACTCGTTAAAGAGATGTCTTCCGGGCTCGTGCGCATTGCTCTCGAGTCTGAAAAGCAACAGGGTTCTGGCCGTACAGGTATGCATGGTCGGAAGCTGTTTCAGGAGCCTTCATGGACTATGTATTGTAACGGGAGGAAGTGTGGGTATGCGGCGTCTCGCACATGCGGCGAGTCAGACTGGCACGTGCTGAGGACTGTTCGAAGCGTGTCGGTCGGAGCCGGCGTGATTCCAGTGGTGGACGACGGAAAAAAGGGTGGCGCGTCTGAAGGTGAGTTGCTTTATATGAGAGCTAGGTTTGAACGAGTCGTGGGAAGCCGTGACTCGGAGGCCTTTTACATGTTGAACCCTGAGGGTAATGGAGGTCCTGAActcagtatctttttactcagaatatga